Proteins found in one Sorghum bicolor cultivar BTx623 chromosome 1, Sorghum_bicolor_NCBIv3, whole genome shotgun sequence genomic segment:
- the LOC8057788 gene encoding uncharacterized protein LOC8057788 isoform X2: MGSLCCVAARPHGASTASQDWSSISRSDPPWRTGAGFSPPLSRGWEYRINSEGLSYGSHGDSGVAVNYGSSLSSNSKGASRSWERNELPQDHRYSTSEGAISYLNSPDVSFQNHHIMLPMLQDSSVDEYMRVAEPIGALLLSEVMSGQQNSGGSTSSRSDGSEYDIVPKSYTSTPRNFPSRRSFLSKPIHPVSFPEHAPEAQETQSPVAIARSNNPLCSEFNGTGELRFPGPMDYGSGSHGESGNWSAASSMDLTDLSERPEAGQAGPLRPNNVMQKTRCDLCEKLLTKRSPWGSRRIVRTGDLPVAGVLPCSHVYHAECLERTTPKGQKHDPPCPVCDKLAGKDTEQWSICRLKNGFPRLRSLGEGPSRVWSCAHAGDCVAGAVQIPRSNSIKLLSRSGHKRHASSKGEPSKDWAETSKNDYM; encoded by the exons ATGGGTTCGTTATGCTGCGTGGCAGCACGGCCACATGGGGCTAGCACAGCAAGCCAGGATTGGTCCTCTATTAGCCGCAGCGACCCACCCTGGCGGACTGGTGCTGGCTTTTCTCCACCTCTGTCTAGGGGGTGGGAGTACAGGATCAACTCGGAAGGGTTGTCTTATGGATCCCATGGTGATAGCGGGGTCGCTGTGAATTATgggtcatcactatcatcaaaTAGTAAAGGGGCTAGTAGGAGCTgggagaggaatgagcttccaCAAGATCACCGCTACTCTACATCTGAGGGTGCCATTTCGTATCTCAACAGCCCAGATGTCAGCTTCCAGAACCACCATATTATGCTACCAATGCTGCAAGATTCTAGCGTTGATGAATACATGAGAG TTGCTGAGCCTATTGGTGCTTTATTATTGTCAGAG GTAATGTCAGGACAACAGAATAGTGGTGGTTCCACCTCCTCTCGCTCTGATGGAAGTGAATATGATATTGTACCTAAATCATACACATCAACGCCCCGCAACTTCCCAAGTCGTCGATCATTCCTTTCAAAGCCAATCCACCCTGTTTCATTTCCAGAACATGCACCAGAAGCACAAGAAACTCAAAGTCCTGTTGCCATCGCAAGGTCCAACAATCCTCTGTGCTCTGAATTCAACGGAACAGGAGAGCTTCGCTTTCCAGGTCCCATGGACTATGGTAGTGGTAGTCATGGGGAGTCAGGAAATTGGAGTGCCGCAAGTAGCATGGATCTTACTGATTTATCAGAACGACCTGAAGCTGGACAAGCTGGACCACTGCGTCCTAATAATGTAATGCAGAAAACAAGGTGTGACCTCTGTGAGAAGCTTCTGACAAAGAGGTCACCTTGGGGTTCTCGTAGAATTGTACGCACTGGAGATTTGCCAGTTGCTGGTGTTCTCCCATGCTCCCATGTCTACCATGCTGAGTGTTTAGAGCGGACCACTCCCAAGGGGCAGAAGCATGACCCTCCTTGCCCTGTGTGTGACAAGCTGGCTGGTAAAGATACCGAGCAGTGGTCGATTTGCAGGTTAAAAAATGGATTCCCAAGATTACGTTCACTAGGGGAAGGGCCTTCTCGAGTTTGGAGCTGTGCTCATGCTGGAGATTGTGTTGCTGGGGCTGTACAGATACCAAGATCAAATAGCATCAAGCTCTTGAGTCGGAGTGGTCACAAGAGGCATGCATCTTCGAAGGGAGAGCCCAGCAAAGACTGGGCTGAAACATCAAAAAATGATTACATGTAA
- the LOC8057788 gene encoding uncharacterized protein LOC8057788 isoform X1, which produces MGSLCCVAARPHGASTASQDWSSISRSDPPWRTGAGFSPPLSRGWEYRINSEGLSYGSHGDSGVAVNYGSSLSSNSKGASRSWERNELPQDHRYSTSEGAISYLNSPDVSFQNHHIMLPMLQDSSVDEYMRVSVAEPIGALLLSEVMSGQQNSGGSTSSRSDGSEYDIVPKSYTSTPRNFPSRRSFLSKPIHPVSFPEHAPEAQETQSPVAIARSNNPLCSEFNGTGELRFPGPMDYGSGSHGESGNWSAASSMDLTDLSERPEAGQAGPLRPNNVMQKTRCDLCEKLLTKRSPWGSRRIVRTGDLPVAGVLPCSHVYHAECLERTTPKGQKHDPPCPVCDKLAGKDTEQWSICRLKNGFPRLRSLGEGPSRVWSCAHAGDCVAGAVQIPRSNSIKLLSRSGHKRHASSKGEPSKDWAETSKNDYM; this is translated from the exons ATGGGTTCGTTATGCTGCGTGGCAGCACGGCCACATGGGGCTAGCACAGCAAGCCAGGATTGGTCCTCTATTAGCCGCAGCGACCCACCCTGGCGGACTGGTGCTGGCTTTTCTCCACCTCTGTCTAGGGGGTGGGAGTACAGGATCAACTCGGAAGGGTTGTCTTATGGATCCCATGGTGATAGCGGGGTCGCTGTGAATTATgggtcatcactatcatcaaaTAGTAAAGGGGCTAGTAGGAGCTgggagaggaatgagcttccaCAAGATCACCGCTACTCTACATCTGAGGGTGCCATTTCGTATCTCAACAGCCCAGATGTCAGCTTCCAGAACCACCATATTATGCTACCAATGCTGCAAGATTCTAGCGTTGATGAATACATGAGAG TTTCAGTTGCTGAGCCTATTGGTGCTTTATTATTGTCAGAG GTAATGTCAGGACAACAGAATAGTGGTGGTTCCACCTCCTCTCGCTCTGATGGAAGTGAATATGATATTGTACCTAAATCATACACATCAACGCCCCGCAACTTCCCAAGTCGTCGATCATTCCTTTCAAAGCCAATCCACCCTGTTTCATTTCCAGAACATGCACCAGAAGCACAAGAAACTCAAAGTCCTGTTGCCATCGCAAGGTCCAACAATCCTCTGTGCTCTGAATTCAACGGAACAGGAGAGCTTCGCTTTCCAGGTCCCATGGACTATGGTAGTGGTAGTCATGGGGAGTCAGGAAATTGGAGTGCCGCAAGTAGCATGGATCTTACTGATTTATCAGAACGACCTGAAGCTGGACAAGCTGGACCACTGCGTCCTAATAATGTAATGCAGAAAACAAGGTGTGACCTCTGTGAGAAGCTTCTGACAAAGAGGTCACCTTGGGGTTCTCGTAGAATTGTACGCACTGGAGATTTGCCAGTTGCTGGTGTTCTCCCATGCTCCCATGTCTACCATGCTGAGTGTTTAGAGCGGACCACTCCCAAGGGGCAGAAGCATGACCCTCCTTGCCCTGTGTGTGACAAGCTGGCTGGTAAAGATACCGAGCAGTGGTCGATTTGCAGGTTAAAAAATGGATTCCCAAGATTACGTTCACTAGGGGAAGGGCCTTCTCGAGTTTGGAGCTGTGCTCATGCTGGAGATTGTGTTGCTGGGGCTGTACAGATACCAAGATCAAATAGCATCAAGCTCTTGAGTCGGAGTGGTCACAAGAGGCATGCATCTTCGAAGGGAGAGCCCAGCAAAGACTGGGCTGAAACATCAAAAAATGATTACATGTAA
- the LOC8057789 gene encoding ATP-dependent 6-phosphofructokinase 5, chloroplastic has product MALAPMDYAGSISSGQKYLGRFGVPTSSRLRWVGYDTKSRTYQLVARAISVDQPQLDFSNPDWKKQFQEDFNKRFSLPHLRDVIDVEPRPTTFSLKSRTPLENVNGTMQESWNGYVNDDDRALLKVIKFASPTSAGADCIDPDCSWVEQWVHRAGPRKQIYFEPQYVKAGIVSCGGLCPGLNDVIRQIVLTLEKYGVKNIVGIQHGFRGFFEDHLSEVPLSRHVVQNINLAGGSFLGVSRGGANISDIVDSIQARRLDMLFVLGGNGTHAGANAIHDECRKRKLQVSIVCVPKTIDNDILLMDKTFGFDTAVEAAQRAINSAYIEAHSAFHGIGLVKLMGRSSGFITMQASLSSGQVDICLIPEVPFTLDGPNGVLRHLEHLIETKGFALVCVAEGAGQEYFQKSNATDASGNMVLSDIGVHLQQKIKSHFKDIGVHSDIKYIDPTYMLRAVRANASDAILCTVLGQNAVHGAFAGFSGITTGVCNTHNVYLPIPEVIKSTRFVDPNSRMWHRCLTSTGQPDFH; this is encoded by the exons ATGGCACTAGCGCCCATGGACTACGCTGGTTCTATTAGTTCAGGCCAGAAGTACCTGGGCCGTTTCGGAGTACCCACCAGCAGTAGATTGCGATGGGTGGGATATGACACGAAATCAAGGACATATCAGTTGGTTGCTAGAGCCATATCCGTGGATCAACCGCAACTAGACTTCTCGAATCCAGATTGGAAGAAGCAGTTTCAAGAGGATTTCAATAAGCGCTTCAGCTTGCCACACTTGAGAGATGTAATTGATGTGGAACCGAGGCCAACTACATTTTCTCTCAAGAGCAG GACCCCCCTTGAGAATGTGAATGGTACCATGCAAGAATCATGGAACGGCTATGTGAATGATGATGACAGAGCACTTTTGAAG GTTATTAAGTTTGCCTCACCAACTTCTGCTGGAGCTGACTGCATTGACCCTGATTGTAGCTGGGTTGAGCAATG GGTGCACCGTGCTGGTCCACGCAAACAAATATATTTTGAGCCTCAATATGTGAAGGCTGGGATTGTATCGTGTGGTGGGCTCTGCCCTGGTCTCAATGATGTCATTCGGCAG ATTGTGCTTACACTTGAAAAATATGGGGTGAAAAACATTGTTGGGATACAGCATGGGTTCCGTGGATTTTTTGAGGATCACTTATCAGAAGTGCCA CTTTCTAGGCATGTAGTCCAAAATATCAATCTTGCTGGTGGTAGCTTCTTAGGAGTCTCCCGCGGTGGTGCAAACATTTCAGACATTGTTGACAGTATTCAG GCTAGGAGGCTTGATATGCTCTTTGTACTTGGTGGAAATGGAACACATGCTGGAGCTAATGCTATACATGATGAG TGCCGCAAGAGAAAACTGCAGGTATCGATTGTATGTGTCCCCAAAACTATTGACAATGACATACTACTGATGGACAAGACCTTTGGATTTGATACTGCAGTGGAAGCTGCACAAAGAGCTATCAACTCTGCATACATTGAG GCACATTCTGCATTTCATGGCATTGGATTGGTCAAGCTGATGGGAAGAAGCAGCGGCTTCATCACAATGCAGGCCTCCCTGTCAAGTGGCCAAGTAGATATCTGTCTGATACCTGAG GTACCATTCACTCTTGATGGACCAAACGGAGTTCTTCGACATCTCGAGCACTTGATAGAGACCAAGGGATTTGCTCTGGTTTGTGTTGCTGAAGGAGCAGGACAG GAATATTTTCAAAAGTCAAATGCAACTGACGCATCAGGGAACATGGTTCTTAGTGACATTGGTGTCCACCTTCAGCAGAAG ATCAAGTCCCATTTCAAGGATATAGGAGTCCATTCTGATATCAAGTATATTGATCCCACGTACATGCTCCGCGCTGTGCGGGCCAATGCATCTGATGCCATCCTGTGCACCGTGCTTGGTCAGAATGCT GTTCACGGCGCCTTTGCGGGTTTTAGCGGCATCACAACCGGGGTGTGCAACACACACAATGTTTACTTGCCGATACCAGAAGTCATCAAATCCACGAGGTTTGTCGATCCAAACAGTCGGATGTGGCACCGGTGCCTGACCTCAACTGGGCAGCCAGACTTCCATTGA